A genomic region of Burkholderia humptydooensis contains the following coding sequences:
- a CDS encoding efflux transporter outer membrane subunit: MRQSATQAATTATTTAGSRAARRLAAAALAWALAGCAPSGFEPALAPRAPGDDALAQTTGGAAHGAWPSPDWVRQLGDPQLDALVDEALRQNPTLQAAQARIGVAQSQLQQFESLTGLTAKAGASLSKAHVPRSGGTINTTLNGLPVSVPLVSESVVSSSSLFVGLNYQLDLWGKNAAATRGLLSMRDAARVEAQQARLALSVAIVTLYGELDRAYALRELLQLKRRASEQVEAVLRERAARGIDNGYDADDAALKRSKLFEQIALTDEQIQLQKLQLGVLSGRGPERGLSLARPRLAPLADAPLPRRLPAELLGRRPDIVAARLRVEAAYATIDGTRAAFYPDVNLAALGGLFALAPASLFRHDALGGSIGPALSLPIFDRGRLKAKLGGDVANAEVALALYNQTVDAALGEVARQLTSLSTVDALLGEQQQAVRAAQRMVALAEDRHRRGMGMCKDVDMAKLTLLDERTHAIELQARRRTLRVGLIGALGGGFDARQADGAPLAQAGKPFAAAPPAAANDTRHD; encoded by the coding sequence ATGAGGCAGAGCGCAACGCAAGCGGCAACGACCGCAACGACCACGGCAGGCAGCCGCGCGGCGCGCCGGCTCGCGGCGGCCGCGCTCGCGTGGGCGCTCGCCGGCTGCGCGCCGTCGGGCTTCGAGCCGGCGCTCGCGCCGCGCGCGCCGGGCGACGACGCGCTCGCGCAAACGACGGGGGGCGCCGCGCACGGCGCCTGGCCGAGCCCCGACTGGGTCAGGCAGCTCGGCGATCCGCAGCTCGATGCGCTGGTCGACGAAGCGCTGCGGCAGAACCCGACGCTGCAGGCCGCGCAGGCGCGCATCGGCGTCGCGCAGTCGCAACTGCAGCAGTTCGAATCGCTGACGGGACTCACCGCGAAGGCGGGCGCGTCGCTGTCCAAGGCGCACGTGCCGCGCTCGGGCGGCACCATCAATACGACGCTGAACGGCTTGCCGGTGTCGGTGCCGCTCGTCAGCGAATCGGTGGTGTCGTCGTCGTCGCTGTTCGTCGGGCTGAACTATCAGTTGGACCTGTGGGGCAAGAACGCGGCGGCCACGCGCGGGCTGCTGTCGATGCGCGACGCGGCGCGGGTCGAGGCGCAGCAGGCGCGGCTCGCGCTGTCGGTGGCGATCGTGACGCTGTACGGCGAGCTGGACCGCGCGTATGCGCTGCGCGAGCTGCTGCAGCTCAAGCGCCGCGCGAGCGAGCAGGTCGAGGCGGTGCTGCGCGAGCGCGCGGCGCGCGGGATCGACAACGGCTACGACGCGGACGACGCGGCGCTCAAGCGCAGCAAGCTGTTCGAGCAGATCGCGCTGACCGACGAGCAGATCCAGTTGCAGAAGCTGCAACTGGGGGTGCTGAGCGGGCGCGGGCCGGAACGGGGGCTGTCGCTCGCGCGGCCGAGGCTCGCGCCGCTCGCGGACGCGCCGCTGCCGCGGCGGCTGCCGGCGGAGCTGCTGGGCCGGCGGCCGGACATCGTCGCGGCGCGGCTGCGGGTGGAGGCGGCGTATGCGACGATCGACGGCACGCGCGCGGCGTTCTACCCGGACGTGAACCTGGCGGCGCTGGGCGGGCTGTTCGCGCTCGCGCCGGCGTCGCTGTTCAGGCACGACGCGCTGGGGGGCTCGATCGGGCCGGCGCTGTCGCTGCCGATCTTCGATCGCGGCCGGCTGAAGGCGAAGCTGGGGGGCGACGTGGCGAACGCGGAGGTGGCGCTGGCGCTGTACAACCAGACGGTGGATGCGGCGCTGGGCGAGGTGGCGCGGCAGTTGACGTCGCTGTCGACGGTCGATGCGCTGCTCGGGGAGCAGCAGCAGGCGGTGCGCGCGGCGCAGCGGATGGTGGCGCTGGCGGAGGACCGGCACCGGCGCGGGATGGGGATGTGCAAGGACGTCGACATGGCGAAGCTGACGCTGCTGGACGAGCGCACGCACGCGATCGAGCTGCAGGCGCGGCGGCGGACGCTGCGGGTGGGGCTGATCGGTGCGCTGGGCGGGGGCTTCGACGCCCGGCAGGCGGACGGCGCGCCGCTGGCGCAGGCGGGCAAGCCGTTCGCGGCGGCGCCGCCGGCCGCGGCGAACGACACGCGACACGATTGA
- a CDS encoding glycosyltransferase family 2 protein, whose protein sequence is MTTLGALVILYDPTDEQLSGLEALARDSDALAVIDNTPHEHAAARERVRALSARTRVVWQHHGNRGGVAGAYNAGLSALFAQGVEAVALFDQDSTVPAAYFARMREACAQLGAGAHAGAFIAGPRIYDANERRFLPALMTSGVTVRRVRVEGETGPRRCAFLISSGSVISRAAYARLGRFDEALFIDHVDTEYCLRALAHNVPLYVVPSLVLTHRIGARRRHKVGPFELTAMHHGWLRRYYGARNAMQLGLQYGLRFPVALVPTLLTLWQVVQVVLCEREKGAKLRGIALGVLDGLFGRLGSFDDARAGAAAREPVRQE, encoded by the coding sequence ATGACGACCCTGGGCGCGCTGGTGATTCTGTATGACCCGACGGACGAGCAGTTGTCGGGGCTGGAGGCGCTCGCGCGCGACAGCGATGCGCTCGCGGTGATCGACAACACGCCGCACGAGCACGCGGCGGCGCGCGAGCGGGTGCGCGCGCTGTCGGCGCGGACGAGGGTCGTGTGGCAGCACCACGGCAACCGCGGCGGGGTGGCGGGCGCGTACAACGCGGGGCTGTCGGCGCTGTTCGCGCAGGGCGTCGAGGCGGTCGCGCTGTTCGACCAGGACTCGACGGTGCCGGCCGCGTACTTCGCGCGGATGCGCGAGGCGTGCGCGCAACTGGGCGCGGGCGCGCACGCGGGCGCATTCATTGCGGGGCCGCGGATCTACGACGCGAACGAGCGGCGCTTCCTGCCGGCGCTGATGACGAGCGGCGTGACGGTGCGCCGCGTGCGGGTGGAGGGCGAGACGGGGCCGCGGCGCTGCGCGTTCCTGATCTCGTCGGGCAGCGTGATCTCGCGGGCCGCGTACGCGCGGCTCGGGCGATTCGACGAGGCGCTGTTCATCGATCACGTCGACACCGAGTATTGCCTGCGCGCGCTCGCGCACAACGTGCCGCTGTACGTGGTGCCGTCGCTCGTGCTGACGCACCGGATCGGCGCGCGGCGCCGGCACAAGGTGGGGCCGTTCGAGCTGACGGCGATGCATCACGGGTGGCTGCGCCGGTACTACGGCGCGCGCAACGCGATGCAACTGGGGCTGCAGTACGGGTTGCGGTTTCCGGTGGCGCTGGTGCCGACTCTGCTGACGCTATGGCAGGTGGTTCAGGTGGTGCTGTGCGAGCGGGAGAAGGGCGCGAAGCTGCGGGGGATCGCGCTGGGCGTGCTCGACGGCCTGTTCGGGCGGCTGGGATCGTTCGACGATGCGCGCGCGGGCGCGGCGGCGCGCGAGCCGGTGCGGCAGGAATGA
- a CDS encoding DHA2 family efflux MFS transporter permease subunit, translated as MSAQALPADRARAGVAPPAVAPLRGAKLALLTFALSLATFIEVLDSTVANVAVPAISGSLGVANSQGTWVISSYSVAAAIAVPLTGWLARRVGELRLFVASVLLFTLTSLLCGLARDLEVLVTCRALQGLFSGPMVPLSQTILMRAFPPARRTLALALWGMTVLLAPIFGPVVGGWLIDNFSWPWIFLINLPIGLFSFAVCALMLRPQAQRGEASPIDVPGIVLLVIGVGALQAMLDLGHDRGWFDSPLITGLAITAGVSLVSLLIWELGEAHPVVELSLFRERTFTFCVVIISLGMMSFSVVGVVFPLWLQAVMGYTAYQAGLATASMGVLALAFSILVGLYASRLDARVLVTFGFGVFAAVMWWSTHFTLSMTFAQVVTPRLIQGMGLPCFFIPLTAATLSRVPDDRLAAASSLSNFLRTLSAAFGTALSVTWWDNRATYHYAVVSQSVTRASENTQRYVDALHAMGLHGVRELSSLHQVVRQQAYMMATNDMFCMASATCLLLAGLMWLTRPKRGAAAPLGH; from the coding sequence ATGAGCGCGCAGGCGTTGCCGGCGGATCGGGCCAGGGCCGGCGTGGCGCCGCCCGCCGTCGCGCCGCTGCGCGGGGCGAAGCTCGCGCTGCTGACGTTCGCGCTGTCGCTCGCGACGTTCATCGAGGTGCTGGACTCGACGGTGGCGAACGTCGCGGTGCCGGCGATCTCGGGCAGCCTCGGGGTGGCGAACAGCCAGGGCACGTGGGTGATCAGCTCGTACTCGGTGGCCGCGGCGATCGCGGTGCCGCTCACGGGGTGGCTCGCGCGGCGGGTGGGGGAGCTCAGGCTGTTCGTCGCGTCGGTGCTTCTGTTCACGCTGACGTCGCTGCTGTGCGGGCTCGCGCGGGACCTGGAGGTGCTGGTGACGTGCCGGGCGCTGCAGGGGCTGTTCTCGGGGCCGATGGTGCCGCTGTCGCAGACGATCCTGATGCGCGCGTTCCCGCCGGCCAGGCGCACGCTGGCGCTGGCGCTGTGGGGGATGACGGTGCTGCTCGCGCCGATCTTCGGGCCGGTGGTGGGCGGCTGGCTGATCGACAACTTCTCGTGGCCGTGGATCTTCCTGATCAACCTGCCGATCGGGCTGTTCTCGTTCGCGGTGTGCGCGCTGATGCTGCGGCCGCAGGCGCAGCGGGGCGAGGCGAGTCCGATCGACGTGCCGGGGATCGTGCTGCTGGTGATCGGCGTGGGCGCGCTGCAGGCGATGCTGGATCTGGGCCACGACCGGGGGTGGTTCGATTCGCCGCTGATCACGGGGCTGGCGATCACGGCGGGGGTGTCGCTCGTGTCGCTGCTGATCTGGGAGCTGGGCGAGGCGCATCCGGTGGTGGAGCTGAGCCTGTTCCGGGAGCGGACCTTCACGTTCTGCGTGGTGATCATCTCGCTGGGGATGATGAGCTTCTCGGTGGTGGGGGTGGTGTTTCCGCTGTGGCTGCAGGCGGTGATGGGGTACACGGCGTACCAGGCGGGGCTGGCGACGGCGTCGATGGGGGTGCTGGCGCTGGCGTTCTCGATCCTGGTGGGGCTGTACGCGAGCCGGCTGGACGCGCGGGTGCTGGTGACGTTCGGGTTCGGGGTGTTCGCGGCGGTGATGTGGTGGAGCACGCACTTCACGCTGTCGATGACGTTCGCGCAGGTGGTGACGCCGCGGCTGATCCAGGGGATGGGGCTGCCGTGCTTCTTCATCCCGCTGACGGCGGCGACGCTGTCGCGGGTGCCGGACGACAGGCTGGCGGCGGCGTCGAGCCTGTCGAACTTCCTGCGGACGCTGTCGGCGGCGTTCGGCACGGCGCTGAGCGTGACGTGGTGGGACAACCGGGCGACGTATCACTACGCGGTGGTGTCGCAGTCGGTGACGCGCGCGTCGGAGAACACGCAGCGGTACGTGGACGCGCTGCACGCGATGGGGCTGCACGGCGTGCGCGAGCTGAGCTCGCTGCACCAGGTGGTGCGGCAGCAGGCGTACATGATGGCGACGAACGACATGTTCTGCATGGCGAGCGCGACGTGCCTGCTGCTGGCGGGGCTGATGTGGCTGACACGGCCGAAGCGGGGCGCGGCGGCGCCGCTCGGGCATTGA
- a CDS encoding glycosyltransferase, with protein sequence MAKVIVTAIGSAGDVHPLLGVSRALSARGHEVVFCTHAPFEAAVRASGFAFVPVGTAEDYAQAMADPALWEPRTSFRTLWRVIAPVVRPHFDVLRALSDADTVLVGTLWAFSARLMQERFGTRYVSVQVSPSTLLSAHAPPTHKRLTIPAGLPLAVKAGLMTLIERQVLDRVCGPELNAARQALGLAPAKRILGRWLHSTDGVLCLFPSWFAPAQPDWPANCVQSGFALFNDAGPAQADAELEAFVASGEAPVVFTAGSTRVDGRTYERAVTQVLRATGVRGILLAPDAPAAWDGTTGPTAAKTLGAALLKRRYVPLAALLPRCRALVHHGGIGTASLAYAAGVPQVVTPFAHDQFDNAQRVAASGCGVRLDAPVRGEPLARALARVLGDAAMAARCAEVRARMAAQPDGCDEAARFIERFAPGVAARQAQPA encoded by the coding sequence ATGGCGAAGGTAATCGTGACGGCGATCGGGTCGGCGGGCGACGTGCACCCGCTGCTGGGGGTGAGCCGGGCGCTGTCGGCGCGCGGCCACGAGGTGGTGTTCTGCACGCACGCGCCGTTCGAGGCGGCGGTGCGCGCGAGCGGGTTCGCGTTCGTGCCGGTGGGCACGGCCGAGGACTACGCGCAGGCGATGGCGGACCCGGCGCTGTGGGAACCGCGCACGTCGTTCCGGACGCTGTGGCGGGTGATCGCGCCGGTGGTGCGGCCGCACTTCGACGTGCTGCGCGCGCTGAGCGACGCGGACACGGTGCTGGTGGGCACGCTGTGGGCGTTCTCGGCGCGGCTGATGCAGGAGCGCTTCGGCACGCGCTACGTGTCGGTGCAGGTGTCGCCGTCGACGCTGCTGTCGGCGCACGCGCCGCCGACGCACAAGCGGCTGACGATCCCGGCGGGGTTGCCGCTGGCGGTGAAGGCGGGGCTGATGACGCTGATCGAGCGGCAGGTGCTGGACCGGGTGTGCGGCCCGGAGCTGAACGCGGCGCGGCAGGCGCTGGGCCTGGCGCCGGCGAAGCGGATCCTGGGGCGGTGGCTGCATTCGACGGACGGGGTGCTGTGCCTGTTTCCGTCGTGGTTCGCGCCGGCGCAGCCGGACTGGCCGGCGAATTGCGTGCAAAGCGGGTTTGCGCTGTTCAACGACGCGGGGCCGGCGCAGGCGGATGCGGAGCTGGAGGCGTTCGTCGCGTCGGGCGAGGCGCCGGTGGTGTTCACGGCGGGCTCGACGCGGGTGGACGGCCGCACGTATGAGCGGGCGGTGACGCAGGTGCTGCGGGCGACGGGCGTGCGGGGGATCCTGCTCGCGCCGGACGCGCCGGCGGCATGGGATGGGACGACGGGGCCAACGGCAGCGAAGACGCTGGGCGCGGCGCTGCTCAAGCGCCGCTACGTGCCGCTCGCGGCGCTGCTGCCGCGGTGCCGGGCGCTGGTGCATCACGGCGGGATCGGCACGGCGTCGCTGGCGTACGCGGCGGGCGTGCCGCAGGTGGTGACGCCGTTCGCGCACGACCAGTTCGACAACGCGCAGCGGGTGGCGGCGAGCGGCTGCGGGGTGCGGCTGGACGCGCCGGTGCGCGGCGAGCCGCTGGCGCGGGCATTGGCGCGCGTGCTGGGCGACGCGGCGATGGCCGCGCGCTGCGCCGAGGTGCGCGCGCGCATGGCGGCGCAGCCCGACGGCTGCGACGAGGCGGCGCGCTTCATCGAGCGCTTCGCGCCGGGCGTCGCGGCGCGGCAGGCGCAGCCGGCATGA
- a CDS encoding alpha/beta fold hydrolase, whose amino-acid sequence MPIEKQVVALPSGLKVHVERHVFDPAFETVILVNGALATSASFGQTIRYLGERVNAVCFDLPYAGQSRQHNPGEYILTKDDEVEILLHLAERFEPSFMLSVSWGGVASLFALARGCASVRRAVIASFSPFLNEAMTDYVTRARDHIAAGENLKAAQLLNDTVGRYLPRIMKLYNYRYLTKLPRNEQDQVAFHVDQILSMQPEQYLPEFRQIGCAVKFINGELDEYTTASDVRRLAAYVRRAEFATIRQAGHFLDLEGRQPQEQLRASILGFFGDERASAARDDAQDETLAPLGPPLGQLPALS is encoded by the coding sequence ATGCCTATCGAGAAACAGGTTGTAGCGCTGCCGAGCGGACTGAAGGTCCACGTCGAGCGTCACGTGTTCGATCCGGCCTTCGAGACGGTCATCCTCGTGAACGGCGCGCTGGCGACGAGCGCGTCGTTCGGCCAGACGATTCGCTACCTGGGCGAACGCGTGAACGCGGTGTGCTTCGATTTGCCGTACGCGGGGCAGTCGCGTCAGCACAATCCGGGCGAGTACATTCTGACGAAGGACGACGAGGTCGAGATTCTGCTGCACCTGGCCGAGCGGTTCGAGCCGAGCTTCATGCTGTCGGTGTCGTGGGGCGGGGTGGCGTCGCTGTTCGCGCTGGCGCGCGGGTGCGCGAGCGTGCGGCGGGCGGTGATCGCGTCGTTCTCGCCGTTCCTGAACGAGGCGATGACGGACTACGTGACGCGCGCGCGCGATCACATTGCGGCGGGCGAGAACCTGAAGGCGGCGCAGTTGCTCAACGACACGGTGGGGCGCTACCTGCCGCGGATCATGAAGCTGTACAACTACCGGTATCTGACGAAGCTGCCGCGCAACGAGCAGGACCAGGTGGCGTTCCACGTCGACCAGATCCTGTCGATGCAGCCGGAGCAGTATCTGCCGGAGTTCCGCCAGATCGGCTGCGCGGTGAAGTTCATCAACGGCGAGCTGGACGAGTACACGACGGCGTCGGACGTGCGGCGGCTGGCGGCGTACGTGCGGCGCGCGGAGTTCGCGACGATCCGGCAGGCGGGGCACTTCCTGGACCTCGAGGGGCGTCAGCCGCAGGAGCAGCTCCGCGCGTCGATCCTGGGCTTCTTCGGCGACGAGCGGGCGAGTGCGGCGCGCGACGACGCGCAGGACGAGACGCTCGCGCCGCTCGGTCCGCCGCTGGGCCAATTGCCGGCGCTGTCGTAG
- a CDS encoding DUF6277 family protein produces MIDPKEIFAACNNAHQYGQDASGSMAKPFIDSIPDLSTASSSNASNLIGNVQQVGSKMLEHMSTIKSAVDKQVMIHQDNQQRQKTYDFNVDMRDLRPTNAVGFPEEMPSIFFAPFRTGK; encoded by the coding sequence ATGATTGATCCGAAGGAAATCTTCGCTGCATGCAACAACGCGCACCAGTACGGGCAGGACGCGAGCGGCTCGATGGCCAAGCCGTTCATCGATTCGATTCCGGATCTGTCGACGGCGTCGTCGAGCAACGCGAGCAACCTGATCGGCAACGTGCAGCAGGTCGGCTCGAAGATGCTCGAGCACATGTCGACGATCAAGTCCGCGGTCGACAAGCAGGTGATGATCCATCAGGACAACCAGCAGCGCCAGAAGACCTACGACTTCAACGTCGACATGCGGGACCTGCGTCCGACCAACGCGGTCGGCTTCCCGGAGGAGATGCCGTCGATCTTCTTCGCGCCGTTCAGGACCGGCAAGTGA
- the tssM gene encoding type VI secretion system membrane subunit TssM, whose product MIRTSLRVFAAILIAILIWWVGPLFAFGIYHPLGPVWVREILVALVLIWGFWPTLARLWARLAMSPRQVKVAPKTKQLDFVDKHLRNLDQQLKERWRKEPRSRWKRGIGALTREHRAMLPWYLVLGSEGSGKSSLVAKAVSVSGSLQDRVLGSDATYGRGDDFNFRITREAVWFDVGGRWSLRAGVDEGELDAWRKLLRGMRRLRKGAPISGVVLCVDGADMVDAPLDARKRLADSVRARLDEMREAFGQQAQVYVALNGLDRLDGAVSTLSLLDASKWAKGVGFSLPDDGAEADAARADATWQHALQGLQQRVQQQVLYSAPAATEVSMNHAQLRFVETLSRLQKALVAWLHVALAPGETHTAARLRGVWLGSMAELAQAHPAGAAGAGSSELPVPSRPFSELWTPLIRQVSLERDAVRPSGPKSWRGRLGGALRWSAVPIVALGLLLWFGWGYVTERDYLDGVWAQFTEAKRLAQAEASYGNDGGSTLIEIANQMRYAQLQAEDAAQGMATPYFEHGLVAETARDTYYRHLQKMLMPELYNEVRRTLVSQVDGSPGDIYQTLKVYLMLCRPDRRSADDVVRWLDGRWDGLAGGQYSDDDRRSLLAHVRTLISLKNVPATPEDANLVRSARAKAAQIPLVTRVLQHIHAQGLPQQVNDISLSRAAGFEASMSLRMRSNVPSTDTAVSGWFTRAGYTDVFVPRLQKSARAMLEEESWVLRDETLSGNSFQIDGLVQKLADSARNQFLQDYISAWQNFLNDVTVRGVTGLDDASQLAAAMMEAQSPLANLLRFAARETTLTGASDEGNIDSWIDRQKYRFEKGRRQVVGELSGQHYRTVLLPEHVVEEHFQAIHQLAAQLNRNNTIANNPLSRLFEPLYRQLGLVNGALQAGQVLPAQYDAFSRLKETAARQPEPVRGIMLDLVSSGSTMTTRESGALLNRGAAGATKMVCDQGFTGRYPMRRNAQADAGVEDFERLFSSQGLMATYFRDHLAAYVDTSAKPWQALRSNGGPNGMVSQSVLNSYETADRIRSAMLDDSGHLRVSTVLRFIDMDSQLSEAQLSAAGQTVRFAHGVTSPHRVDWTNQNTQLAIKLQLKSVDGRMTTLQFDGPWALFRFFDAGQAVGGTGTADRRERLYQTSLGTVRIEWQALTLPSPIWSGILQSFRCPS is encoded by the coding sequence ATGATCCGCACGAGCTTGAGAGTATTCGCGGCGATTCTGATCGCGATCCTGATCTGGTGGGTGGGGCCGCTCTTCGCGTTCGGCATCTATCACCCGCTCGGCCCCGTGTGGGTGCGCGAGATCCTCGTCGCGCTCGTGCTGATCTGGGGCTTCTGGCCGACGCTCGCGCGGCTCTGGGCGCGGCTCGCGATGAGTCCGCGGCAGGTGAAGGTCGCGCCGAAGACGAAGCAGCTCGATTTCGTCGACAAGCATTTGCGCAACCTCGACCAGCAATTGAAGGAGCGCTGGCGCAAGGAGCCGCGCAGCCGCTGGAAGCGCGGGATCGGCGCGCTCACGCGCGAGCATCGCGCGATGCTGCCGTGGTATCTGGTGCTCGGCTCGGAGGGCAGCGGCAAGTCGAGCCTCGTCGCGAAGGCGGTCAGCGTGTCCGGCTCGCTGCAGGACCGCGTGCTCGGCTCCGACGCCACTTACGGGCGCGGCGACGATTTCAACTTCCGGATCACGCGCGAGGCCGTGTGGTTCGACGTCGGCGGCCGCTGGAGCCTGCGCGCGGGCGTCGACGAGGGTGAGCTCGATGCGTGGCGCAAGCTGCTGCGCGGGATGAGGCGGCTGCGCAAGGGCGCGCCGATCAGCGGCGTCGTGCTGTGCGTCGACGGCGCCGACATGGTCGATGCGCCGCTCGATGCGCGCAAGCGCCTCGCCGATTCGGTGCGCGCGCGGCTCGACGAAATGCGCGAGGCGTTCGGCCAGCAGGCGCAGGTGTACGTCGCGCTGAACGGGCTCGACCGGCTCGACGGCGCGGTGTCGACGCTGTCGCTGCTCGACGCGTCGAAGTGGGCGAAGGGCGTCGGCTTCAGCCTGCCCGACGACGGCGCCGAAGCCGACGCGGCGCGCGCGGACGCGACGTGGCAGCACGCGTTGCAAGGGCTGCAGCAGCGCGTCCAGCAGCAGGTGCTGTATTCGGCGCCCGCCGCGACCGAGGTGTCGATGAACCACGCGCAATTGCGTTTCGTCGAGACGCTCAGCCGGCTGCAGAAGGCGCTCGTCGCATGGCTGCACGTCGCGCTCGCGCCGGGCGAAACGCATACGGCCGCGCGGTTGCGCGGCGTGTGGCTCGGCTCGATGGCCGAGCTTGCGCAGGCGCATCCGGCGGGCGCGGCGGGCGCCGGCTCGTCGGAGCTGCCCGTGCCGTCACGGCCGTTCAGCGAGCTGTGGACGCCGCTCATCCGGCAGGTGTCGCTCGAGCGCGATGCGGTGCGGCCGAGCGGCCCGAAGTCGTGGCGCGGCCGCCTCGGCGGGGCGCTGCGCTGGAGCGCGGTGCCGATCGTCGCTTTGGGCCTCCTGCTGTGGTTCGGCTGGGGCTACGTCACCGAGCGCGATTATCTGGACGGCGTCTGGGCGCAGTTCACCGAGGCGAAGCGGCTCGCGCAGGCCGAGGCGTCCTATGGCAACGACGGCGGCTCGACGCTCATCGAGATCGCGAACCAGATGCGCTATGCGCAGTTGCAGGCCGAGGACGCCGCACAGGGGATGGCCACGCCGTACTTCGAGCACGGGCTCGTCGCCGAGACGGCGCGCGACACCTATTACCGGCACTTGCAGAAGATGCTGATGCCGGAGCTGTACAACGAAGTGCGGCGCACGCTCGTGTCGCAGGTCGACGGCAGCCCGGGCGACATCTATCAGACGCTGAAGGTCTACCTGATGCTCTGTCGTCCTGATCGACGCTCGGCGGACGACGTCGTGCGCTGGCTCGACGGCCGCTGGGACGGGCTCGCGGGCGGCCAGTACTCGGACGACGACCGCCGCTCGCTGCTCGCGCACGTGCGCACGCTGATATCGCTGAAGAATGTGCCGGCGACGCCGGAGGACGCGAACCTCGTGCGCTCGGCGCGCGCGAAGGCCGCGCAGATTCCGCTCGTCACGCGCGTGCTGCAGCACATCCACGCGCAGGGGCTGCCGCAGCAGGTCAACGACATCTCGCTGTCGCGCGCGGCGGGCTTCGAGGCGTCGATGAGCCTGCGCATGCGCAGCAACGTGCCGTCGACCGACACCGCGGTGTCCGGCTGGTTCACGCGCGCGGGCTACACGGACGTGTTCGTGCCGCGCCTGCAGAAGAGCGCGCGCGCGATGCTCGAGGAAGAGAGCTGGGTGTTGCGCGACGAGACGCTGTCCGGCAACAGCTTCCAGATCGACGGACTCGTGCAGAAGCTCGCCGATTCCGCGCGCAACCAGTTCCTTCAGGACTATATCTCCGCGTGGCAGAACTTCCTGAACGACGTGACGGTGCGCGGCGTGACGGGCCTCGACGATGCGTCGCAGCTCGCGGCCGCGATGATGGAGGCGCAATCGCCGCTCGCGAACCTGCTGCGCTTCGCCGCGCGCGAGACGACGCTAACGGGCGCGAGCGACGAGGGCAACATCGATAGCTGGATCGATCGCCAGAAGTATCGCTTCGAGAAGGGGCGGCGGCAGGTCGTCGGCGAGCTGAGCGGCCAGCATTACCGGACGGTGCTGCTGCCCGAGCACGTCGTCGAGGAGCACTTCCAGGCGATCCACCAGCTCGCCGCGCAGTTGAACCGCAACAACACGATTGCGAACAATCCGCTGTCGCGCCTGTTCGAGCCGCTGTACCGGCAGCTCGGCCTCGTCAACGGCGCGCTGCAGGCGGGCCAGGTGCTGCCCGCGCAGTACGACGCGTTCTCGCGGCTGAAGGAGACGGCCGCGCGTCAGCCGGAGCCCGTGCGCGGCATCATGCTCGACCTCGTGAGCAGCGGCAGCACGATGACGACGCGCGAATCGGGCGCGCTGCTCAATCGCGGCGCGGCGGGCGCGACGAAGATGGTCTGCGATCAGGGCTTCACGGGCCGCTATCCGATGCGCCGCAACGCGCAGGCGGATGCGGGCGTCGAGGACTTCGAACGATTGTTCAGCTCGCAGGGGCTGATGGCGACGTACTTCCGCGATCACCTCGCCGCCTATGTCGATACGTCCGCGAAGCCGTGGCAGGCGCTGCGCTCGAACGGCGGGCCGAACGGGATGGTCAGCCAGTCGGTCCTCAACTCGTACGAGACGGCCGATCGCATCCGCAGCGCGATGCTCGACGATTCGGGGCACCTGCGCGTGTCGACCGTGCTGCGCTTCATCGACATGGATTCGCAGTTGTCCGAAGCGCAACTGAGCGCCGCCGGCCAGACGGTGCGCTTCGCGCACGGCGTGACGTCGCCGCACCGGGTCGACTGGACCAATCAGAACACGCAGCTCGCGATCAAGCTGCAACTGAAGTCCGTCGACGGCCGGATGACGACGCTGCAGTTCGACGGGCCGTGGGCGCTGTTCCGCTTCTTCGACGCGGGGCAGGCAGTGGGCGGCACGGGCACCGCGGACCGGCGCGAGCGGCTCTATCAGACGAGCCTCGGCACGGTCCGCATCGAATGGCAGGCGCTCACGCTGCCGTCGCCGATATGGTCGGGCATCCTGCAGTCGTTCAGGTGTCCGTCGTGA